CAACGCCGGAGGAAATTCACCGGCAGTTCAAATGGGAGGAATTCTCCCGACAATATTTGGACTGGAATCCGGCGGAAAGGCTGAATATTGCCCACGAAGTCATCGATCGCCATGCCCGAGATCCCAAAAAGGTAGCCCTCTTCTGCATCTCGCGCGAAGGCCAAGAGGAGAAATTCACCTACCGGGAGATGAGAAACCTGACTTCCCAGTTCGCCAATGTCTTGAAGGGGCTGGGGATCAAAAAGGGCGATGCCGTTGCCCGTTTACTTCCCAGAATCCCGGAAGCGTACATCACCTTATTTGGAACCTGGAAAGCGGGAGCCATTGATGTCCCGCTGTATACCGCTTTTGGCCCGGAGGCCATCGATTACCGGTTGGGGGATAGCGGGGCCAAGCTGATTGTCACAGATCCCGAAAACCGGGATAAAGTGGGGGGGACGGAAAAAAGCCTGGCGGATGTGCCAGTGATGGTCGTATCCAGAGATCGAAGTTCGGGGATGCGTAGCGGGGATTTGAGTTTCTGGTCGGAGATGGACAAAGCCAGCAAGGAATTTGCAATCGTAGAAACCTCGGCAGAGGATATTGCGATCCTGCAATATACCTCGGGCACTACCGGTTTGCCCAAGGGAACAGCGATTCCCCATAAAGGGATCATCACCGTGCTTCCTTATCCAAAGTACATGCTCGATGTGAGAGACGAGGACATGTTCTGGGGATATGCAGATCCGGCCTGGGTTTACGGTTCACTCACTGTGGGAAGCACCCTCCTATGCCTCGGTCATTCGCTGCTGGTCGATGAAGGCCGGTTGGAAGCCCAGCGCTGGTATGAGATCTTGGAAAGATGGAAAGTTACCAATTTTTCAGCCGCCCCGACGACTTACCGCACCATTCTGGCGGCGGGGGAAGACCTGCCCAAGCGCTATCGGTTGAAAGTAAAACGCCTCACCAGCGGGGGGGAATTCCTGAATGCCGAAGCCATGCTCTGGTTTGAAAGAAACTTGGGAGTGCCTATCGCCGACCAATATGGAATCACCGAGGTGGGCATGCTCCTGGGGAATTACCCAGGCACAAAGCCGAAACCCGGTTCAATGGGCAAACCCTTCCCCGGCTTCGAGATCGTCCTCATGGACGAAGAAGGCAACGAGGTCGCTCCCAACCAGACAGGCTTGATTGCGGCCAAGAAAAACTCATACTTTCTGAGCACCAACTACTGGAAGCAACCAGAGAAGTGGAAGGAGTGTTTCATTAAAGAGGAATGGTTCAATACCGGCGACCTGGCTGCAAAGGATGAAGAGGGCTATTTCTTTTTCAAAGGGAGAGCGGATGACCTCATGTCCC
The sequence above is a segment of the Deltaproteobacteria bacterium genome. Coding sequences within it:
- a CDS encoding AMP-binding protein is translated as MNRIGYATPEEIHRQFKWEEFSRQYLDWNPAERLNIAHEVIDRHARDPKKVALFCISREGQEEKFTYREMRNLTSQFANVLKGLGIKKGDAVARLLPRIPEAYITLFGTWKAGAIDVPLYTAFGPEAIDYRLGDSGAKLIVTDPENRDKVGGTEKSLADVPVMVVSRDRSSGMRSGDLSFWSEMDKASKEFAIVETSAEDIAILQYTSGTTGLPKGTAIPHKGIITVLPYPKYMLDVRDEDMFWGYADPAWVYGSLTVGSTLLCLGHSLLVDEGRLEAQRWYEILERWKVTNFSAAPTTYRTILAAGEDLPKRYRLKVKRLTSGGEFLNAEAMLWFERNLGVPIADQYGITEVGMLLGNYPGTKPKPGSMGKPFPGFEIVLMDEEGNEVAPNQTGLIAAKKNSYFLSTNYWKQPEKWKECFIKEEWFNTGDLAAKDEEGYFFFKGRADDLMSLSGYRVGPAEVEDSLMEHLAVSEAAVVGKPDPVRGEIIKAFIVLKSGFKPSHSLAKEIQESVKQRLSKHSFPREIEFLPELPKTASGKIMRRELRKRF